CGCGAGACGGTGGCCCGGTCTGGCGTCACGTTCAGGGAGGCCATTGAGCAGATCGACATCGGCGGGCCGACCATGGTGCGCGCCGCCGCGAAGAACATGGACCGCGTGACCGTCCTTGTGGACCCGGCGGACTACCCGGAGGCCATCGGCCACATCGCATCGAGCGGGGAAATTCCCGCCGAGATGCGCCGCCGCCTCGCCCAAAAGGCGTTTCACCACACCTCGACCTACGACGCGGCGATCGACCGGTATCTCGCGGCGGCCGGTGCGGAAGAGGCGGGGGAGGCGGAATTTCCCGAGAACGTTCAGATCGAATTCGAACGCGTCCAGAGTCTCCGCTACGGCGAGAATCCCCACCAGAAGGCGGCTCTTTACCGCCTGCGCGGCGCTTCGGGCCTTTCGCTCGTGGACGGCGAGCGCCTGGGCGGCAAGGAGCTTTCCTACAACAACCTGCTCGATCTCACCGCCGCGGCCGAGCTCGCCGCCGATCTCGAAGGGGTGGGCTGCGCCATCATCAAGCACACGAATCCCTGTGGCGTCGGCCTGGGAGAAACACCCGCTGCGGCCTATGAGCGGGCGCTCGCCTGCGATCCGGTCTCGGCCTTCGGGAGCGTGATCGGCTTCAACGTACAGGTGGACGCCGAGGCCGCCGAGGCGATGCGGAGCCTGTTCGTCGAGGTGGTGGTGGCGCCCGGCTTCGACGATGACGCTCTCGCCATTTTCAGGAAGAAGAAAAACCTGCGAATCTTTCGGCTGCCTGAGCTGGGCAAGGTGCCGCCGGCTGGATTCGAGATCCGCTCCCTTCCGGGGGGCGCGCTTTTGCAGGAGCGCGACCGCCTCGCCCCCGAGGAGTTCGACTGGAAGGTGGTGACCCCCCGCGCGCCGAGCGAAGCCGAGGGGCGCGCCCTTCGCCTCGCCTGGCGCGTGGCGCGCCACGTGAAGAGCAACGCCATTGTTCTGGCGGATGAAAGCGGCACGGTGGGGGTGGGCGCCGGACAGATGAGCCGGGTGGACGCCTCCCGGCTTGCCGTCTCGCGGGCGGTCCTTCCGGTGGCGGGGTGCGCCCTGGGATCGGATGCGTTTTTCCCTTTCCGCGACAGCGTGGATGAGGCCGCCCGGCAGGGGGTGCGGGCCATCGTCCAGCCTGGCGGCTCGGTCCGTGACGATGAGGTGATCGAAGCCGCCGCCGAGCACGACATCGCCATGGTGTTCACCGGGCACCGTCATTTCCGGCATTAAGGATCGTGATGTACACGGATGATCTCGCTGCGAGCGGGACGCTGCTGGCCGAGGAGGCCGCGCCGGAGGAGTCGCTCCGCCGGCTCGAGGCTTTTCTGTCCGCGCTCGCCGCCCTTCCGAAGAAATCCTGGCGCCCCCGCATCGACAGCCGGCAGATTCGCATCGAGGGACCGGGGCTCGATCGCACCCGCCGCCTGCTCGAAATCCTGCGGATTCCCTCGCCGGGCCGCGAGATTGTTCACATCGCCGGGACGAGCGGGAAAGGCTCGACCGTCATGATGATGGCCGAGGCGATGCATGCGGCGGGGCGGCGTGCGGCGGCTTTCTTCTCCCCCCATGTCCTCTCCCTGCTCGAGCGCTTCTGGGTGCGCGGCCGCCTCATCGATCCGGCGCTGGGGAGGCGCTGCGCCGGAAAGCTCGCCGCGGCGGCGGCCGAGATGGCTTCGGACCCGGAGATTGGCCCTCCCTCCTATTTCGAGGCGACGATGGCGATCCTGCTTCTCGCGGCGGAGGAAA
The sequence above is drawn from the bacterium genome and encodes:
- the purH gene encoding bifunctional phosphoribosylaminoimidazolecarboxamide formyltransferase/IMP cyclohydrolase, translating into MPHPRRAVISVSDKQGAAELGKALAAAGWEILSTGGTARALREAGVPVRDVSEYTGQAEIMGGRVKTLHPKLLGGILARTGVDDAEMAASGIPPIDLVAVNLYPFRETVARSGVTFREAIEQIDIGGPTMVRAAAKNMDRVTVLVDPADYPEAIGHIASSGEIPAEMRRRLAQKAFHHTSTYDAAIDRYLAAAGAEEAGEAEFPENVQIEFERVQSLRYGENPHQKAALYRLRGASGLSLVDGERLGGKELSYNNLLDLTAAAELAADLEGVGCAIIKHTNPCGVGLGETPAAAYERALACDPVSAFGSVIGFNVQVDAEAAEAMRSLFVEVVVAPGFDDDALAIFRKKKNLRIFRLPELGKVPPAGFEIRSLPGGALLQERDRLAPEEFDWKVVTPRAPSEAEGRALRLAWRVARHVKSNAIVLADESGTVGVGAGQMSRVDASRLAVSRAVLPVAGCALGSDAFFPFRDSVDEAARQGVRAIVQPGGSVRDDEVIEAAAEHDIAMVFTGHRHFRH
- a CDS encoding Mur ligase family protein, whose translation is MYTDDLAASGTLLAEEAAPEESLRRLEAFLSALAALPKKSWRPRIDSRQIRIEGPGLDRTRRLLEILRIPSPGREIVHIAGTSGKGSTVMMMAEAMHAAGRRAAAFFSPHVLSLLERFWVRGRLIDPALGRRCAGKLAAAAAEMASDPEIGPPSYFEATMAILLLAAEETDCEVILLEAGLGGSYDATNAVGPARLDVITPIGFDHTDLLGDTIAQIARDKAGIITVGGAVISAAADPAARQEIEAAAAEKGAVLYAPPQVEWKEGGMFDLRFTDGALWTDFSPGMAGVHQAGNAALAAGACRLLGLDA